A single region of the Euzebya rosea genome encodes:
- the lspA gene encoding signal peptidase II — MPEQDRSKLVYATTLVVAVVWIVLDQATKIAAVRSLEGQVPNDLGPLVLRVIRNTGGAFSLPLRLPWVFVLVAVVVTVLVIRALPQTRSLGLATAYGLVVGGAIGNGADRIFRDGAVVDMLDLDFAPLQNFPVFNVADIGITVGALLVAVLMVLEDRRLAREEPAVLEPLDRGDGAVHADPEPDATEQARTEQART; from the coding sequence ATGCCTGAACAAGATCGCTCGAAGCTCGTGTACGCCACCACCCTCGTGGTGGCCGTCGTCTGGATCGTCCTCGACCAGGCCACCAAGATCGCTGCGGTCCGCAGCCTCGAGGGGCAGGTGCCCAACGACCTCGGCCCGCTCGTGCTGCGGGTGATCCGCAACACCGGCGGCGCCTTCTCGCTGCCGCTGCGCCTGCCGTGGGTCTTCGTCCTGGTCGCCGTCGTGGTCACCGTGCTGGTCATCAGGGCGCTGCCCCAGACCAGGTCGCTGGGCCTGGCGACCGCCTACGGGCTGGTCGTCGGCGGGGCCATCGGCAACGGTGCCGACCGCATCTTCCGGGACGGGGCCGTGGTCGACATGCTCGACCTCGACTTCGCGCCGCTGCAGAACTTCCCGGTGTTCAACGTCGCCGACATCGGCATCACGGTCGGGGCCCTGCTCGTCGCGGTGCTGATGGTGCTGGAGGACCGACGACTGGCCAGGGAGGAACCCGCGGTGCTCGAACCCCTGGATCGGGGCGACGGCGCCGTGCACGCGGACCCCGAGCCGGACGCCACCGAGCAGGCCCGCACCGAGCAGGCCCGCACCGA
- a CDS encoding alpha/beta fold hydrolase, with protein sequence MNPTPGERPSWVDDTLYPFESHFLDVDDCSVHYLDEGEGPTLLMLHGNPTWSFLYRDMIADLSSDYRCVAPDYPGMGLSSARRGYAFGPEEHARIVAGLVRGLDLTDVTMVLQDWGGPIGLAAAAADPDRYSRFVIGNTWCWPVDDVQFSAFSWLMGGPIGTFAHKRLNAFVEQVIPRAHSLRRPGEAEMAMWRGPYPTPASREPTHVFPERITGARPFLAQTRYDTMATGLTDLPALLLWATRDPAFGTPVLRRMEATFADHRTVLLEGANHYWQDDAPDAACRAIRDWFDDSAGDRAAT encoded by the coding sequence ATGAACCCGACCCCCGGTGAGCGGCCCAGCTGGGTCGACGACACGCTGTACCCCTTCGAGAGCCACTTCCTCGACGTCGACGACTGCTCGGTGCACTACCTCGACGAGGGCGAGGGGCCGACGCTGCTGATGCTGCACGGCAACCCGACCTGGTCGTTCCTGTACCGCGACATGATCGCCGACCTGTCCAGCGACTACCGGTGCGTCGCCCCCGACTACCCGGGCATGGGGTTGTCGAGCGCTCGCCGGGGATACGCCTTCGGGCCCGAGGAGCACGCCCGGATCGTCGCCGGCCTCGTCCGCGGCCTCGACCTCACCGACGTGACCATGGTCCTGCAGGACTGGGGAGGCCCGATCGGCCTGGCGGCCGCGGCCGCCGATCCCGACCGCTACAGCCGGTTCGTGATCGGCAACACGTGGTGCTGGCCGGTCGACGACGTGCAGTTCTCCGCCTTCTCGTGGCTGATGGGCGGGCCGATCGGCACGTTCGCCCACAAGCGCCTGAACGCCTTCGTGGAGCAGGTCATCCCCCGGGCGCACAGCCTCCGTCGTCCCGGGGAGGCCGAGATGGCCATGTGGCGGGGTCCCTACCCCACTCCGGCATCACGAGAGCCCACCCACGTCTTCCCGGAGCGGATCACCGGGGCGCGGCCGTTCCTCGCCCAGACGCGCTACGACACGATGGCCACCGGCCTGACCGACCTGCCGGCCCTGCTGCTGTGGGCCACCAGGGATCCCGCGTTCGGCACGCCGGTGCTGCGCCGGATGGAGGCGACCTTCGCCGACCACCGCACCGTCCTGCTGGAGGGGGCCAACCACTACTGGCAGGACGACGCACCGGACGCGGCGTGCCGGGCCATCCGTGACTGGTTCGACGATTCGGCGGGCGATCGGGCCGCCACCTGA